Part of the Deinococcus radiopugnans ATCC 19172 genome, TTCAACAGCCCCCGGATTGATCCGTGGGGATTCCTTACTGTCCTCCTGAGGCTGGATCGTGGGCCGGTGGGCCGTGCGGGTGTGGCCTGTGTGGGTGCGTCCCCGCAGGCACGGTCACGCCCGCGCAGCCCAGCCGATGCGCCCGGCTCAACTGACGTCTTCCCCGACTTCTTCCGAGCTTGCAAACTCCTCCATTTTCACGATCAGGTCGTTCTCCACGGTATAGATCTGAACCCATTTCTGTTTCAACTCCCGTCCAGAGCGCTTCACCTTCTGATGCTCCTGACCCAGCACGACAACCATGTTGCCCTCGGCAATGAATTGCTGGGGTTCGAAGCTGATGACTTCCGTTGTGCCGAGAATATTCTCAAAGAACTTCCTGACCCCTTCTTTGCCCTCAAAAATGCCACTGGGGATC contains:
- a CDS encoding nuclear transport factor 2 family protein, whose amino-acid sequence is MKNPERAVIDRMFSAFAEQDVEQFVATVSEDTLWIYHGTQMIPSGIFEGKEGVRKFFENILGTTEVISFEPQQFIAEGNMVVVLGQEHQKVKRSGRELKQKWVQIYTVENDLIVKMEEFASSEEVGEDVS